A window of the Lactuca sativa cultivar Salinas chromosome 5, Lsat_Salinas_v11, whole genome shotgun sequence genome harbors these coding sequences:
- the LOC111912994 gene encoding mitogen-activated protein kinase kinase kinase 18, which yields MTTTPNWVRGLCIGRGSFGTVSFAVDKSDGGVFAVKSVKQNSERFSQALENEIRILRSLTSPYVVGYRGDDVTSEKENSPVVYRNLHMEYMPGGTVADLAKHGEDVTVRSYTRCIVSALKYIHERNIVHCDVKGKNVLVGVIPGEAKLADFGSAVEFGGAPVSGTRGSPLWMAPEVVRGECQGPESDVWSLGCTVIEMVTGKPAWEDRGVDTLFQIGYSDELPHLPGHFSDELHDFLNKCLRRDPSERWTCDQLLRHPFLLSCSSSSSSSSEFMDRKWSPRCVFDWSDTNFSDGETSEIENTTTNLNSSNGVRRIATLASNSSANWESDGWEVVRNANAAVTTTEFSEEDENLTTTAAETAETWPEYSFSAANNEGERIREYRDSSNGSFQFHNDHQCTRNYAQGTSGGCSSRDTDNNYSCCMYVSLKKLLLFNSNAVRHIYYKQLFLFNFKLLCDLFSVCCFLINYPTTNILLNKDYRNVSC from the coding sequence ATGACCACCACACCGAATTGGGTTCGAGGCCTTTGCATCGGTCGAGGCTCTTTCGGAACTGTCAGTTTCGCCGTCGATAAATCCGATGGTGGGGTCTTCGCGGTTAAGTCCGTGAAACAAAACTCCGAACGATTCTCTCAAGCTTTGGAGAATGAGATTCGGATTCTGAGATCGTTGACCTCGCCTTATGTTGTTGGGTATCGCGGCGATGATGTCACCTCGGAGAAGGAGAATTCTCCGGTGGTGTACCGGAACTTACACATGGAGTATATGCCAGGTGGGACCGTTGCTGATTTGGCAAAACACGGTGAGGATGTCACTGTTCGGAGTTATACGCGGTGTATTGTGTCTGCGTTGAAGTACATTCATGAGAGAAATATTGTTCATTGCGATGTGAAAGGGAAGAATGTGTTGGTCGGGGTGATTCCAGGGGAGGCGAAGCTGGCGGATTTTGGGTCGGCGGTGGAATTTGGTGGTGCTCCGGTTTCTGGAACACGTGGTAGTCCGTTGTGGATGGCGCCGGAGGTCGTCCGTGGGGAGTGTCAAGGACCGGAGTCTGATGTTTGGTCATTGGGGTGTACAGTGATCGAAATGGTCACCGGAAAGCCAGCGTGGGAAGACAGAGGAGTTGACACTCTGTTTCAAATTGGGTACTCCGACGAGTTACCACATTTGCCAGGTCACTTTTCCGACGAGCTACATGATTTTTTAAACAAGTGTCTCAGAAGAGACCCGTCTGAAAGATGGACCTGCGATCAGTTGCTCCGACACCCATTTTTGCTATCctgctcttcttcttcttcttcttcatctgaaTTCATGGACAGAAAATGGTCACCGAGATGCGTGTTCGATTGGTCGGACACAAATTTCTCCGACGGAGAAACTTCGGAGATTGAAAATACAACTACGAATTTGAATTCTTCAAACGGGGTACGAAGGATAGCTACATTGGCTTCCAATTCATCGGCAAACTGGGAATCCGACGGCTGGGAGGTGGTGAGGAATGCGAATGCGGCAGTCACCACCACGGAGTTTTCGGAAGAAGATGAAAATTTGACGACTACAGCAGCGGAGACGGCTGAAACTTGGCCGGAATATTCCTTTTCGGCTGCGAATAACGAGGGCGAAAGAATACGGGAATATAGAGATTCTTCTAACGGGAGTTTTCAGTTTCACAATGATCATCAGTGTACCAGAAACTATGCACAAGGTACAAGTGGTGGTTGCAGCAGTAGAGACACGGATAATAATTACAGTTGTTGTATGTATGTTTCATTAAAGAAATTATTATTGTTTAATTCGAATGCTGTCCGACACATTTATTATAAACAACTGTTTCTGTTTAATTTTAAACTACTTTGTGATCTTTTTTCAGTCTGTTGTTTTCTTATTAATTACCCAACAACAAATATTCTGTTAAATAAAGATTATCGAAATGTTAGTTGTTAA